A single region of the Deltaproteobacteria bacterium genome encodes:
- a CDS encoding Ppx/GppA family phosphatase, translated as MRERYASIDIGTNTLRLLIAQLDGGKLKPLTVKRIITRLGGNFTEDIGIAETSIERTIDTLRIFTNIIKGHGVKDVFAAATSVVRRARNKDVFIKRVFDETGIKVNLISGNEEAELSTLGVLSVIGMGTDFKSVPKCLVIDIGGGSTEFILAEHGKMLGSWSMEMGVVHLTENYLKSDPPSQKELQDMEMEIERTIYDLQFKIFNSKLQTPNSELFIGTAGTITTLAAIDQNLETYRPEKINNYILKYDAVKGIYKHITSLTLMERQNVLSLEKGREDLIIPGTAIVLKAMQGFGFDKMTVSDAGLLEGILIKQLLVSQGGIYPLPIDALYGGQTN; from the coding sequence ATGAGGGAAAGATATGCTTCAATAGATATTGGCACAAATACACTGCGTCTTCTTATTGCTCAATTGGATGGCGGTAAACTCAAACCTCTAACAGTTAAAAGGATTATCACAAGGCTTGGGGGAAATTTTACAGAGGATATTGGCATTGCAGAAACATCAATAGAAAGGACAATAGATACCTTAAGGATATTTACTAATATTATAAAAGGGCATGGTGTAAAAGATGTGTTTGCTGCCGCCACAAGTGTTGTCCGCAGGGCTAGGAACAAAGATGTATTTATTAAAAGGGTATTTGATGAGACAGGAATAAAGGTAAATCTTATATCAGGTAATGAAGAGGCAGAACTATCTACACTTGGGGTTTTGTCAGTTATAGGGATGGGGACAGATTTCAAATCTGTCCCCAAATGTCTTGTTATTGACATTGGCGGCGGCTCTACAGAGTTTATTTTAGCAGAACATGGCAAGATGCTTGGCTCATGGAGCATGGAGATGGGTGTTGTGCATCTGACAGAAAATTATCTTAAATCCGACCCGCCGTCTCAAAAAGAACTGCAAGATATGGAAATGGAAATTGAGAGGACAATTTATGATTTGCAGTTTAAGATTTTTAACTCCAAACTCCAAACTCCAAACTCTGAACTTTTTATCGGCACTGCCGGCACAATTACAACCCTTGCTGCGATTGACCAGAATCTCGAAACATACCGCCCTGAAAAGATAAATAATTATATCCTTAAATACGATGCTGTAAAGGGTATATATAAACATATTACATCGCTTACATTGATGGAAAGACAGAATGTCCTCTCCCTTGAAAAAGGGAGAGAGGATTTGATAATACCGGGCACAGCCATTGTATTAAAGGCAATGCAAGGATTTGGTTTTGATAAAATGACAGTAAGTGATGCAGGGCTACTTGAAGGGATACTCATAAAACAGTTGCTAGTCTCGCAGGGTGGGATCTACCCACTGCCAATAGATGCCTTATATGGCGGGCAAACCAACTGA
- a CDS encoding gamma carbonic anhydrase family protein, with product MIRPYKSILPKIHPTVYIEENAQIIGDVAIGEHSSIWCGAVLRGDVHFIKVGNRTNIQDNSVLHGTKGVWPVVLGHDITIGHNVTLHGCVIKDRCLIGMGSIILDGVEIGEECIIGAGALITEKTIIPPRSLVLGMPAKVVRQIKDEEVERILRSAKNYIEYSEAYKNKE from the coding sequence ATGATTAGACCCTATAAATCCATATTACCTAAAATTCATCCCACCGTATATATAGAAGAAAACGCTCAGATAATCGGTGATGTTGCAATCGGCGAGCATTCCAGTATATGGTGCGGTGCAGTATTGCGCGGGGATGTGCATTTTATAAAGGTTGGAAATAGGACAAACATTCAGGACAATTCAGTCCTCCACGGTACAAAGGGTGTTTGGCCTGTTGTCCTAGGCCATGATATTACTATTGGGCATAATGTGACTCTGCATGGCTGCGTAATAAAAGACCGATGTCTTATAGGTATGGGTTCTATAATACTTGACGGCGTAGAGATTGGAGAAGAATGTATAATCGGTGCAGGCGCCCTAATTACTGAAAAGACTATCATCCCTCCAAGGAGTCTAGTTTTGGGAATGCCTGCTAAAGTTGTAAGACAAATTAAAGATGAAGAGGTAGAAAGGATTTTACGGTCAGCGAAGAATTATATTGAATATTCGGAGGCGTATAAAAATAAGGAATAA
- a CDS encoding ferritin — MSTKIIDALNLDRAEELAAIIQYMGHHYEAEGMESPAIIEIFKKTSIDEMRHAEKLAERIVYLGGTPVQKPGVIKRGGSLKEMIEADLNAENGAIKRYKEHIKLCVEEGDPTTRLMLEEILADEEGHADTWETTLGIRK; from the coding sequence ATGAGTACAAAGATTATAGATGCACTGAATCTGGACAGGGCAGAGGAACTTGCTGCAATAATCCAGTATATGGGGCACCACTATGAGGCAGAGGGGATGGAGAGTCCTGCGATTATTGAGATATTTAAAAAGACATCCATTGATGAGATGAGGCATGCAGAGAAACTCGCGGAAAGGATAGTATATCTTGGCGGCACACCTGTTCAAAAACCCGGTGTTATAAAACGGGGCGGCAGTCTCAAAGAGATGATAGAGGCTGACCTTAATGCAGAAAATGGGGCAATCAAAAGATATAAGGAGCATATCAAACTCTGCGTTGAAGAAGGCGACCCAACAACAAGGCTCATGCTTGAGGAGATACTTGCAGATGAGGAAGGACATGCAGATACATGGGAGACAACACTGGGGATAAGAAAATAG
- a CDS encoding SAM-dependent methyltransferase — protein sequence MPFAEIKNGSPQLIKIIQDKILEKGMISFRDFMEMSLYEPHLGYYTSDREVWGKKGDYLTSPALHPIFGKLICRQLFEIWGVLGKPPEFTIIEAGSGSAALLKEIIECSESFSSEFYKSINPVIVDINLVGKQKNSSQSSWYSSLNEVRSLVTGCIISNELIDAFPVHIVTNDNGILKEVYVTLDNDGFTEVLDTPSDPAITEYLKGIITINGQRIEVNLEAVRYIKTAADILEKGFVITIDYGLPAKEFYETFRNGGLLCYYKHKINDNPYTRIGCQDITSHVDWTGLARYGKEAGLDVTGFTTQFYFLMALGILEEFKTIEDLSIKGAPQLEWNQKLKELLMPGGMGSTFKVLIQHKGIETPNLTGFSYRNFKDNLL from the coding sequence ATGCCGTTTGCAGAAATCAAAAACGGCAGCCCTCAACTGATTAAGATAATTCAGGATAAAATCCTTGAAAAAGGCATGATATCTTTCAGGGATTTCATGGAGATGTCGCTATACGAACCGCATCTCGGTTATTACACATCAGATAGAGAGGTCTGGGGCAAAAAAGGGGATTATCTAACCAGCCCTGCCCTCCATCCTATTTTTGGGAAACTTATCTGCAGGCAGCTCTTTGAGATATGGGGGGTTCTTGGCAAACCTCCGGAATTTACAATAATTGAAGCAGGCTCCGGAAGCGCTGCCCTTTTAAAAGAAATTATTGAATGTTCAGAATCTTTTTCCTCTGAATTTTATAAATCAATAAATCCTGTCATAGTAGATATAAATCTTGTCGGTAAACAAAAAAACAGTTCACAATCTTCATGGTATTCTTCTCTGAATGAGGTCAGAAGCCTTGTTACAGGCTGCATAATCTCAAATGAACTGATAGATGCCTTCCCTGTGCATATTGTTACAAATGATAATGGTATACTCAAGGAAGTCTATGTAACCCTTGACAATGATGGATTTACAGAAGTTCTAGATACTCCGTCAGACCCTGCAATAACAGAATATCTAAAAGGCATCATCACTATAAACGGACAGCGGATAGAGGTAAATCTGGAGGCAGTTAGATATATAAAAACTGCGGCAGACATTCTTGAGAAAGGTTTTGTTATCACAATAGATTATGGTCTCCCAGCAAAAGAATTTTATGAAACCTTTAGAAATGGAGGCCTTTTGTGCTATTATAAACACAAGATAAATGATAACCCATATACAAGGATTGGCTGTCAGGACATTACATCTCATGTTGACTGGACAGGTCTTGCAAGATATGGGAAAGAGGCAGGGCTTGATGTTACAGGTTTTACAACACAGTTTTATTTCCTTATGGCGCTTGGCATACTTGAAGAATTTAAAACAATAGAAGACCTGTCCATTAAAGGCGCACCTCAATTGGAATGGAATCAAAAACTAAAAGAACTGCTCATGCCCGGCGGTATGGGCTCTACATTTAAGGTTTTAATTCAGCATAAGGGGATAGAAACACCAAATCTAACAGGTTTTAGTTATAGAAATTTTAAGGATAACCTGCTTTAA
- a CDS encoding ferritin family protein: MKENIIAYMKTALNTELMGYKFYLHAAEITEDEHGKNIFKHLANDELDHIKAISSIVGSIEETGRVLTYDEALNAYNSRGQGLPIFPEENELIKKLGKNPEDLDALNIAIKSEEDAVHFYGSYLKSAGDANEKVLLTNLLEMEKGHLKLLRWEYDSIVDTGFWCDFMEWTVEGEKE; encoded by the coding sequence GTGAAAGAAAATATTATTGCTTATATGAAAACAGCGCTCAACACAGAGTTGATGGGGTATAAATTTTATCTCCATGCTGCTGAGATTACAGAGGATGAACATGGGAAAAACATCTTCAAACATCTGGCAAATGACGAACTTGACCATATAAAGGCAATATCCTCCATCGTAGGGTCTATTGAAGAGACAGGCAGAGTCCTTACATATGATGAAGCACTTAATGCCTATAACAGCAGGGGGCAAGGACTGCCTATATTTCCTGAAGAAAATGAACTTATAAAAAAACTCGGTAAAAACCCTGAAGACCTTGATGCCCTGAATATTGCAATTAAGTCAGAAGAGGATGCAGTGCATTTTTACGGCAGTTACCTTAAATCTGCCGGTGATGCAAATGAAAAGGTTCTTCTGACAAATCTTCTTGAGATGGAGAAGGGGCATCTAAAACTTTTGAGATGGGAATATGACTCCATTGTGGATACAGGTTTCTGGTGCGATTTTATGGAATGGACTGTTGAAGGAGAGAAGGAGTAA
- a CDS encoding N-acetyl-gamma-glutamyl-phosphate reductase encodes MIKVSILGGSGYTGIELLRILSRHPEVEIIAVTSRQYQGEGIVKVFPFLGNFIEGIFIDPSNQKSITNADIVFCCLPHRSAMEYIPKIIKRGIWVIDLSADFRLKDPKVYETWYEKHTAKDLLKKAVYGLPEIYRPKIKNAQLVANPGCYPTSAILGLMPLIKNKLIDTNTIIIDSKSGVSGAGREAKLETSFVEANEGFKAYKIGEHRHTPEIEQCLSHIAKEKITVSFSPHLLPVNRGILSTMYADIKTQKPAPAGSKQGSKVKSQKEMIFDAYKKCYSNEPFIRIMPEDVLPNIQQVKGSNFCDIGIKVDERTNRVVVVSVIDNLVKGASGQAVQNMNIMCGLHEKTGLLSPPLFP; translated from the coding sequence ATGATTAAAGTTTCCATACTCGGTGGGAGTGGTTATACTGGCATTGAACTTCTACGGATTCTTTCAAGGCATCCTGAAGTTGAGATTATTGCAGTAACTTCAAGACAGTATCAGGGCGAAGGCATAGTAAAGGTCTTTCCGTTTCTGGGCAATTTCATTGAAGGCATATTTATTGACCCCTCAAATCAAAAATCTATAACTAATGCAGATATTGTATTTTGCTGTCTTCCACACAGGTCAGCAATGGAGTATATTCCAAAGATAATTAAAAGGGGTATATGGGTAATTGATTTAAGCGCAGACTTCCGTCTGAAAGACCCAAAGGTTTATGAAACATGGTATGAAAAACATACTGCAAAGGATTTGCTTAAAAAGGCTGTGTATGGACTGCCTGAAATCTATCGTCCAAAAATAAAAAACGCCCAACTTGTTGCAAACCCGGGCTGCTATCCAACATCAGCAATACTTGGACTTATGCCGCTTATAAAAAATAAATTAATAGATACCAATACAATAATCATAGATTCAAAGAGCGGTGTGTCGGGCGCTGGCAGAGAGGCAAAACTTGAGACATCATTCGTTGAGGCTAATGAAGGGTTCAAGGCTTATAAGATTGGAGAGCATCGGCACACACCAGAGATAGAGCAGTGTCTGTCTCATATTGCCAAAGAAAAGATTACTGTATCGTTTTCGCCTCATCTCCTGCCAGTAAACAGGGGGATTTTAAGCACGATGTATGCAGATATAAAAACTCAAAAGCCTGCCCCTGCAGGCAGTAAGCAGGGGTCAAAAGTCAAAAGTCAAAAGGAAATGATTTTTGATGCATATAAAAAATGTTACAGTAACGAACCTTTTATCCGAATCATGCCGGAAGACGTTCTACCAAACATTCAACAGGTCAAGGGCTCAAACTTCTGCGACATAGGCATAAAGGTTGACGAAAGGACAAATCGGGTTGTTGTAGTTTCTGTGATAGACAATCTTGTAAAAGGCGCATCAGGGCAGGCTGTGCAGAATATGAATATAATGTGTGGTCTGCATGAGAAGACAGGACTCCTTTCGCCGCCGCTGTTCCCATGA